gcaattaaaatttatgatactAAAGCAGTATAGAACTGGGAGGCATCGGGTATGATTCTAATTTGGCTTTCAGCTCTAGCTAGTGTGATAGAAAGGTTTTGTCTCAAAGGCAACAAGTTAAACTACAGCAATCTTCAGACAGTACCTTAAGTACTCCATCTTCTGCCATGAGCCTTCCAGCAGCTAAAGTAGCCCCTCCAGCCAGGAAGCTGGAATGGTGGAAcaatcctttctttttctggatGTAAGTACCACGTAGATGTTTGATGAATTAAACGTAAGAAATGGAGAATTGAAAGAAAGATCAGACATCAGAATCAGAAAAGTAAGTTTACTTCATCTGTCAGACCTATACCTCTCCAGTGTAGAGTTTCTTAGAGGTACTCATGACAAAGATCCATTTAGATCCCGGTAATCCTTTGGTCGTATCAAGAGGTCTCCCTGTGACTTTGTGCAGTATCTTCCCATCAACGACCACGAATTCGTAATGTTCTCGCTCTTGCTGAACAGAGAAAAGATGGGACAAAAAGAACGTAATGGTGTTATGATACTACTATATACACATGATGCAATGAGCCTGAACCTTGGAGAAAGCTAAAGAAAGATTGGAACAAAATACAGATGATTGCATCAGTGACATACCGGCCCAAGATACTTGATACATTGTCGACGAAGCTTTGATCTTGGACACTCTTTAAGGTCAACCTCTTTGCCATCTCCAAGGTCCAACCTGTACAATAATAACTACCAAGTCTCAACTCTGAACATGCTTTTTCGCTTTATATTagagcaaattatttttatagctGGTTTCCCAACTACAATGGACATGAAAAGCCATGAACAAAATACTGATACAAATTTCATCATCTTCCTCATCATATCTTTCTTTTCGAAGaaacacaaattcttcaaaaatttatCTACCAGCAACTTTTTACAGCATACGTTTACCACGGCCGTGTTTATCCTAGCCCATATCATGAATCAATTTTTCAAGTAATCATCATGTTTGACCAGATAAGATGAAGCACTACGGAAAAAAATTCTCCAAAGACAAAATAACACTTGAAGAAACAAGTCTGCTGGACGGGAAGCAGTTTAAAGTTTCTCACCAGTAGAAGAAAGGCTGACCAGAATTAGTCTTACACCACtcttcataataaaaatgcaaGTTGTGCCCATAGCGATGCCGCGGATCAATCTAGTTCAGATCGCagcaaacaaaatcaaacttcAAAGTAACTGTTACCATAACGAAACACCATTCAAACGGATAAACAACAATATAAAGTATATGAAAAGGAAACCAGAAAAGCAACTCACAGCTTCAATCCAGTGCTGGAAAGCCAACTTTTGCGCCTTGGCATCTTTAGACAAGCCCTTCCCTACCTGTATACATGTTTTAGCAACATAAACACAATCGCACACAACTGTTGGCTCAATTCATATTGTTCATATTACCGTTTATATTCTTACTACTTGTTATTCTTGTCTAGTGGTTTGTTAACTGTCaacaaaaaagttacaaattgAGGGTGCACCTTGGAAGCATTCAAACCGACACGATTCCACCGCGACACAGCTGTCTCTGGCTTCAAGAAGTTGAAAAACGAGATTGTGCTCTGGTTTAATTGTGCAAAATCCAGCACTTGCCACCTTCGGTTTCCACCAGGAAATCAATATCATCTCAACAGTTGACAAAAGCAAAAACGATGGACAGACAGAGGGAAATCATCTAAAGGGCAAAAACAACTTATTACACGCcgttgttttattaataaaatcatctTGCATGagataactataaattatcCAAAGAAAGAACCCTTAAAGGCGCCCATTAAGcgataatgtaaataaaacaACATCTCCACGCGAATCTAGATAATGAGAATCAAAGTACCACAGTTCTTCAGCAACCACAGCGGAGTCAGCTAACATGCGCCGGGTACGGTAGCTCCGATAAACCTTCTGAACTTTCATAGCAGCGGCACCCGACGGCGATCGCGCGGGAGCATGTACGGGACTGACCGGCGCTCCGTTGTCCCTCCGTTGAGCTTCGTTCTTGGCCATTTGAACAGCCACTTCCTGCGGCACCGGTGGCTCCTCCTCGAGCCGAAACTCGTTGTGATTGATGAAGGAAAAAGCAGGATTAGTGGTGGAGTTGAGAGGTTCGACCTCCATAGCAGACTCCGTTGGGAGGAGACACGATGGTTTTCATACAGACGCAAGGGGAGGCGGGTGGGAGAAACAGAATCTCGGGTAGAGAGTGAACTTAGGATTTTGTAAGTATTCGAGTGGCATCCACTTGTAGTCTTAGTCTTGTGTTGTCTGTGAACTGTTACGCGCGAGTTTATGGAAGGAATGGGGGTACTCGCGCTCTCATTCATAGCAAAGTTTTGGACccttttttccattttggtgcagtctaattaagtaattagaataattataattaaattgtagtAATTAATAGGTTGTAAATAGATGTGTGAGTAAGAATAGAAGAACGGGTTAGCAAGTAATAAGGGATTAGTGagaaatgatttgatttaGTAAAAGTCAATAATTGggagattattattattaggaccCAAAAGTCAAGTCTTGTCGTTAAGAGAGCTTCTTGTCTTGTGGTAATACCAAACTTGTGAAAATTATGTAACCACGTCTCTCATTTTctgtatagatagatagatagggCCCACACTCTccttttcaacaaaatcactCATGCAGGAAAAATCAATCACTTATCATAACCTTTCTTTGGTGGctgtcaaatatcaatatcaatgtcatttcatttatttatttgtttatggCACAGCattcttattatttcattcatttggTCAGgataatatgtattttttgtcactaatattattataaaagctTAAAGGTCAAGGTCAAGGCCATGCCATCCCCTTCCATCTTTCCTCATACCAACACCACAAAACTTTTCATAGCCGactttcaagattttttcctactttctttatatttttatttaataaccaTATTAAGAGTTAAGTACATTTAAACCCCCTctacaaaaatgtaaaattacatcGTGTCATCCCTTTCAGAAAAACTTGATTTATAGCTGACtctattttattagaattttgatagaaaatattcacattattatatataatatgtatatatgaatgcatacacctcttcatattcttttttaatacccattatgttatacacccttttgtatcccccattataatttgtaattaaaatagttatgatgtattttgtaaccacaattttggtggtctataaataccaccatgtatttcatttgtaagGTGATTTTGTAGTGaacaaagaaagtttgttggagaaatacatatattttactttatattctattaagagTGATAGGCtaataaacttagaatttctctaagtttataacacgTTATCAGCACGACGTTACGTTACGATCGATCAAggtaaaatgataattttattagtataatttttcttctttgtttgtttgagTTAAAATCATCTCCAGTAGTaggtgaaatattttgtaccaATTATGTGCAATATCATCCCTGAAGCGATGATaagtatatgtttaattttctcaccacctgaagtgttttgagataatggCTTGATCAAGAAGCCCGATGCTTCTtcgtttatttatttcatttctgaTAATTTTTCGATAACATAGTTTTGCTTCATATGCCCACGTATGTATTTTACATGTTTTGCTAGTATatgcaacaaaatttatttattaagaaaataatttggcatgaataccatttaattgctatttgtaacattataagatttaaggcaaacatttttatttaattccatgTATACATGCCATTATAATTCATACTAATTACATGGTAACTTATATGTAACTTAATGTTAGTAATGTTTCatgtcatttttactttatatcatatgtaatacatattattttacttttatgtatatgttgaatATTATGCTAAAAGTGCATATTAAACTTGTTGTAGCTTAATGGCCAATCTCACAAAATTGGATTTCGTTGCTCTTGATGTTTCTGGAAAAAACTACCTATCATGAGTTCTTGATGCCGAACTACATTTGGCAAGTAGCAAATTGggagaaacaataaaagaaaatactgtTGCTTCTGAGCAAGACTGTGCTAAAGCAATGATTTTGCTTCGTCATCATCTTCATGAGAGCCTGAAGTCTCAATATTTAACagtcaaaagtatttttcaacTCTGGAAGAGTTTAAAGGATCGATTTGACCATCAAAAGACTGTAATCTTACCACGTGCAAGATATGAGTGGATACAATTGCGACTGCAAGATTTCAAAATGattgctaaatataattctaaaatgtTTCGAATTGTATCAAAGTTGAGGTTATGTGGAGAAGATGTGACGGCTGAACAAATGTTGGGAAAAAacattttctacttttcatgCATCCAACCTTGTACTCCTGCAGCAGTACAggattttctacttttcatgCATCCAACCTTGTACTCCTGCAGCAGTACAGGGAACGTGGGTTTCGACATTACTAAGGATTTCGACATGCttgttgattagatttatCCCAAATGTTATCAGTATGTTTCCAGTATTTAGTTATGTTTACTTTCATTTGTAGGGTATTTCTTCTATCGAGTAatgcttttatattttatgaatgaagtgttccttttacttattatatgtctatttcatttatatagaatGGATCAAGCCATTACAAATCTCAATGACAAGGAACATTGTCTTGTTGATAGTGCAACTACGCATACAATtttgagaaacaagaaatttttctcaagtttgttAATGACAAGAACAAATGTGAGTACTATTTCAGGAGTTAGTAATCTTATTGAAGGCTCCGGAAGAGCTACAATCTTGTTACCTGAAGGAACAAGGTTACATATCAATGATGCTTTATATTCGAGTAAATCACAAAAGAACTTATTGAGTTTCAAGGATATTCGACAAAAtggttttcatattgaaacTATGAATGAAAATGGTATCGAATATCTGTACCTTACAACATATAAAACTGGCCAGAAgcaaatttttagaaagaatgagAACATATAGTTCTGGTTTATATGGCACATTGATAAGCTCCGTTGAAACACATAGTATCACTAACCCGAAGTTAGTTGATCaaagtatttttactttgtggcATGATAGACTTGGCCACCCAGGTAAAACAATGATGTATAGGATCATTGAAAATTCACATGGACACCCACTAAAGGACCTGAAGTTCCTTGTTAAAAGCAATTTCATATGTTCGGCTTGTTCTCttggaaaattaattacaaagccATCTATGACAAAAGTGAATGTAGAATCTCCTATGTTTCTTGAACGAATTCAAGGAGACATATGCGGGCCAATAACACCGTCATGTGGgccatttaaatactttatggtGTTGATTGACGCATCAACACGTTGGTCACATATAAGCTTGTTGTCAACACGAAATGTTGCTTTTGCAAGACTGTTAgcccaaattattaaattgaggGCTCATTTTCCTGATTATCCTATTAAAAGGATACGGCTAGATAATGCGGGAGAATTTACTTCTAAATCCTTCAATGATTATTGTCAATCAATTGGGATAGTTGTAGAGCATCCAGTTGCTCATGTACATACTCAAAACGGCCTGGCAGAGTCGTTAATTAAGCGGTTACAATTAATAGCTAGACCCTTATTGATGAGGTCAAAATTGCCTTCATCGGCATGGGGGCATGCAATATTGCATGCAGCGGCTCTAATTCGTCTTAGACCTACCGCTTACCATAAATTTTCTCCATTACAATTGGTCTCCGGAAGAGAACcaaatatatctcatttaaAGGTGTTTGGTTGTGCGGTGTATGTCCCGATACCCCCTCCTCAACGAACTAAAATGGGGCCACAACGGAGACTGGGAATTTATGTTGGTTTTGAGTCTCCCTCAATTATTAAGTACCTTGAACCAATGACCGGTGATCAATTCACTGCTAGGTACTTGGATTGTCAATTTAATGAGACAGTATTCCCGGCATTAGGGGGAGTAGATAAGGAGATTAAAAGGAAAGATATTGCATGGAATGCAACATCTATGTCTTTTATGGATCCACGGACAAATGATAGTGAACTTGAAGTTCAAAGGATCATACATTTGCAAAGTGTTGCAAATAGGCTACCAGAAGCATTGATAGATACTAAAAAGGtcacaaaatcatatattcCGGCTGAAAATGTTCCAGCTCGTTTAGAAGTCCCTGAAGCGATtcttaataaatcaaatgcaTCTGAGTCACAAATACGCCGGAAGCGTGGTAGACCACTTGGCTCTAAAGATGCAAATCctcgaaagagaaaggaacatATCGTCTCAATTAATCATGATGCTAATGTGACCACTAGTGTCTCTAAGGATAAAATCCCTGAAGCGGTTTTATCTGATGACTCTAAAAGTAATGAGCAAGATCTCGAGGACAGTTACgagatgtctattaattatgctcATAACAGTTTAGGTTGGTATcgtaaagaaattgaaatgaatgatatttttgcctATTCTGTAGCCGTCCAAATCatggatgaagatgaaaatgatcctCAAACTATGGAGGAATGTAGACATCGAAATGATtggaaaagttggaaaaaggcCATACAAGATGAGCTAGACTCGCTAAATAAGCGAGAAGTATTTGGACCTATAACTCCAACACCAAAAGGTGTCAAACCTGTTGGGTATAAGTGGGTGTTCATACGCAAGAGAAATGAACGAAATGAAGTTGTGAGGTACAAAGCTAGACTTGTGGCCCAAGGCTTTACTCAAAAGCCCGGAATTGATTTTACTGAAACATATTCACCTGTAGTGGATGCTACCACACTTAGATTTTTAATCAGTTTATCAGTAATTGAACAACTACAAATGCAGCTCATGGATGTGGTAACTGCATATCTGTATGGGTCATTGGATACAGATATCTATATGAGAATCCCtgaaggattaaaattgcctGAAGTATTACAGTCAAATTCTTGTCAtatgtactccatcaaattgaaaaggtcCTTGTACGGACTTAAACAATCAGGACGTATGTGGTACAATCGTCTTAGTGAGTACTTAATAAAGAAAGGATTTTGCCATAATCAAATAAGTCCATGTTTATTCATAAAGAGGACAGAGTCGGGATTTGTTATCATAGCtgtgtatgttgatgatttgaatattattggatCTACTGAAGATATTCGAAAAGCAGTTGATTACTTAAAAAGTGAGTTTGAGATGAAAGATTTAGGCACTACAAAGTATTGTCTCGGCCTGCAGTTCGAACATACTAAAGatggaatttttattcatcAGTCGAACTATATTGAAAAAGTCCTTAAGCGTTTTCATATGGACAAAGCTCATCCATTGAGTACACTTATGGTAGTTCGATCGCttgatgttaataaagatCCGTTTCGTCCTCCAGCACATAATGATGAGATTTTAGGTCCAGAAGTACCATATCTCAGTGCAATTGGTGCATTGATGTATCTTGCTAATAATACCCGACCAGATATAGCATTTTCTGTTAATCTACTAGCAAGATATAGTTCAACACCAACAAAGAGACACTGGAATGGTGTTAAACACGTGCTACGTTATTTACGTGGAACAAGTGACATgggactatattttgaaaggcatgatgatgccaaaacaaccaaattagtTGGTTATTCGGATGCGGGGTATTTATCTGATCCACATAAAGTTATATCTCAATCTGGATATGTATTCATGTATGGTGGAACTGCTATTTCATGGCGTTCAACCAAACAGACTTTGGTAGCCACCTCATCAAATCATgcagaattaattgcattatacGAGGCTGGGCGTGAATGTGTATGGCTTAGATCACTAATACATTATGTGCATGAATCATGTGGACTGCAATCAATCGAGAAAAGTCCCACAGTAATATATGAAGACAATGCGGCGTGCATCGCCCAAATCAAGGATGGTTATATTAAAGGCGACAGAACCAAGCacatattaccaaaatttttctccacTCACGAGCTTCAAGTGGAAGGCAAAGTTGATGTtcaacaaatttcatcaagtcAGAACTTACCAGATTTGTTTACGAAGGCATTACCAGCAAAGGTGTTCAAACAACTCATACGTAATATTGGCATGCGACACCTGAAAGATATCTGCCTCAATTGAGGGGGAGATTATACAACTGTACTCTTTTCCTTAGCCTTGGTTTTTATCCCATTGGGTTTTTCCAGGCAAGGTTTTTAACGAGGCAGGATGTATATGATAAAGAGGTATGCATTCAAGGggaagtattatatataatatgtatatatgaatgcatacacctcttcatattctttcttaatacccattatgttatacacccttttgtatcccccattataatttgtaattaaaatagttatgatgtattttgtaaccacaattttggtggtctataaataccaccatgtatttcatttgtaagAAGTTTTTGGAGTGaacaaagaaagtttgttggagaaatacatatattttactttatattctattaagagTGATAGGCtaataaacttagaatttctctaagtttataacacacatcaatttaatttttttataaatttttaattttatccttcatTTAACATTActacttatatttttgtattggtaaaaaaataaatattatatatttatatatatatgaacaaagattaatattattatattttttttttacaaacataaaattattacataaaaatattaaaatgatgagaaaattgaaaCTTTGCGTAATGCTTTTACTAAGGTCAATATTTATTGTTCAAATCATATTGAAAGGAAGTCAAACGCACacgatgaatttttttaaggagtataaatataatttataaaatctttaaaaaatatatatataatttcacatttttttaaaaaaaattaagtataattatccttatatcAAGAACAACACCATGAAAACACAAAGACAAAGGAAAATTTCCCAGGTATAGTTTATCAGGCACATTAATTGCCGACAGTGCTGGGTCATTTAGTTTGCTGCAAATAACTGCAACCAACACCACAGCCAATAGTAGCAAATAAGTGACGGCTTTTGTGCAAATAACAGGTAATGGCTGggaaagatttaaaatataaatctatCTCAAACTCAACATAAAAACTCATTTGAATTGAATTCGTCCattttaacaaatcaaatgttatttttctaaaaaaaaatgttaaatcaGTTTTGAAGCCTCAAGctcaattcaaataaaactcTTGGCGCTTGGTTCGTATTCAATCCGGATAAAACACTTTCGTGTTtgatatcaattaataattaaaccaAAGTCAaacccaaaattttcaaatccaataataatacaaataaaccaaataataatgtattcaTCTCGAGTCAATTTGTTTGCATCCCTTGGACATGAAAGTGGACAAACAGGACAACTTTACAACATATGCTACATAAGTGTAGTTACGTAAATCCATGAGAAACTTTCAACTAAAAAATCTATCGATTTCATTGGAAGATTTCAGTAAGCCTTGGCAAGATATCAATCATTGAAGAACCAACTAAACATAAAGGCATATTGGTGAATTTGAAATCTGAAAAGACTCACATATATGCAGACCTTAAATTCGTTATTCAGGCCAAGATGATTATTTGTTGAGTACCACGACCCATAAAAATGCCAGCTCCATCACAATAAAGTTTCAAGTTGCATcgaaataaattttgttaattaatgacaaaactcgtatctattagtcaaaaattAATCCAACTATTGGGTGTCCTGAGATGCTTAAGCTTCTCACAACTttcaaactaaataaacacCAAAAGTTAAAACACAAAGGGGTAGCAGAGAGTCCTCaaacccccaaaaaaaaaaatgaagaaccTACTGAAGGGGAGGGGATCAAGATGGTGTTCCATACAGGCACCAAAATCCTCTAGTCAAAGAGACTGAAGCCCATGTCCTGCAGCAAGTTTAAGAGAAAGTTGATACGAGTATTAGAGACGGGCAAGCTAAGAAGACATAGAAACAATGCAAACTTAATCATGAGAAAGCATTCTTTCAAAAGGCAGCTCGAAATGCCACTTGAGATATTGTCTTGAATTGGTGACAATTCCCAGTATGCCATCATACTAGGCAACAAAAGATAAATTCTTTCCTATGCAAATCACATGCATTGCAGcattaattacaacaaactaACAGGAAAAAATCTAGAATTAAGGATCTCAACATGAGTTTTCATCTACAACATCATAGGACAATATAAACCAATTGACGATACAGCACATTGAAAGGCGATATTTAAAACTATGTAAGTAGAAATACACGGAAAGACTTACATCATCAGATTCCTCTTTCTCCTCaactttctcttcttttttgggCTCAGCTGCAGCTGGAGCAGCAgcgccaccaccaccagctGCAGGTGCAGCTACAGCAACAGCACCACCACCAGCAGGTACAGATGCCAACTTCTCTCGCCCAGCTGCAATGAGCTCTGTAATATCTTTTCCCTTGACTTGTGTCAAAAGGAGCTCAATCCTGTCATCATCAGCTTCAGCTCCAACTGCAAATAGAGTACAAAAAGATGTCAGATGTAATCAGAAGTAATACCTAGTCACTGTGTTGAAATTAGTGGAAGGCCAAGGTTGTCTCAAGACAAAACTCGGACAAAGCTGACTCAAGATTGTTGTTCTTTGTACACAGAAAAGACCAAAGTAAAAGTTCACAACACTGTAGGGGAAACAAGAATAAACAATCTTAATAATTCTTAGTCAATTTTTCAAAGCCAAGGATCCAGTGTGATACAGAAGCTACCTTGACAAATCTGACAACAAGCAAACAGAACAACAAAAACCTAACCATTCCAATGTAGCTCCATCAAACAAATATCAGTGATGTGTATCATCTTAAATCTAACAAACAAATCATATGGGCCGGTATTAGACATATAGGAGAACGCAAATACGATACGCAATATACATGGGGAGAAACAAGTATCAAAATTGAAACACATAAGCATGCTAGTTCACAAGTAGTATAGTACATCAGCAGCGACATTATTGCTAAAACTCCACTACCCTAAAACGAGGATGATGAATGTTCACTGCAAAAATCTCAAATCTATGAAACCTCAACAAAATATTTCGATAATCGACATTAGGTATCAGACTTAAAACTGGGCGCTATAAGCATACGCATGTCAACAATCATTGAAAAATTCATTCTTACCAGAGTTGAGGATGTTCTTCAAATCATCGGCAGAAGGGCTGGCATTACCTCCCAGCACGGCAAGCAAGTAAGCTGCTATTACCTTCATCTTCTGCAGGAAATGTCGACAATGATTTATTACAACTAATTCACG
This Sesamum indicum cultivar Zhongzhi No. 13 linkage group LG5, S_indicum_v1.0, whole genome shotgun sequence DNA region includes the following protein-coding sequences:
- the LOC105161772 gene encoding IQ domain-containing protein IQM3, whose product is MEVEPLNSTTNPAFSFINHNEFRLEEEPPVPQEVAVQMAKNEAQRRDNGAPVSPVHAPARSPSGAAAMKVQKVYRSYRTRRMLADSAVVAEELWWQVLDFAQLNQSTISFFNFLKPETAVSRWNRVGLNASKVGKGLSKDAKAQKLAFQHWIEAIDPRHRYGHNLHFYYEEWCKTNSGQPFFYWLDLGDGKEVDLKECPRSKLRRQCIKYLGPQEREHYEFVVVDGKILHKVTGRPLDTTKGLPGSKWIFVMSTSKKLYTGEKKKGLFHHSSFLAGGATLAAGRLMAEDGVLKCISAYSGHYKPTDDSLDSFLSFLKENGVNLVEVEIQKVNEDYDANESGKLAEDGSMSEVPPASDSSPCDLPSEKEEPSSEKPETSQPKTITEYKRTLSGGLQSPRADVPKTVILQRINSKKAAKSYQLGHKLSIKWSTGAGPRIGCVADYPVELRLQALEFTNVSPRACAPVSTPRPITTLDSPASPSHLSNEGLTTS
- the LOC105161773 gene encoding 60S acidic ribosomal protein P2B, producing MKVIAAYLLAVLGGNASPSADDLKNILNSVGAEADDDRIELLLTQVKGKDITELIAAGREKLASVPAGGGAVAVAAPAAGGGGAAAPAAAEPKKEEKVEEKEESDDDMGFSLFD